Proteins co-encoded in one Astyanax mexicanus isolate ESR-SI-001 chromosome 1, AstMex3_surface, whole genome shotgun sequence genomic window:
- the cdv3 gene encoding protein CDV3 homolog isoform X2 has translation MADVAPAGAEKSLDDFFAKRDKKKKKEKGKGGKETAAAASSAPVSLKKTKKEKEKSSKNDNQDPLTEKEDEEWKEFEQKEVDYSGLRLQALQISDEKEEEEYEKEEVGEDGEIILVSGDKISGPWNKSGAPPPPAPVEEKEVPESKPAGVYRPPGARLGPTKRGPSQGPPEIFSDAQFPSLLATAKHVETRKDREIEKTFEVVKHKSRTREGDGPTSMQQLQLDNQFAVLGDK, from the exons ATGGCGGATGTGGCTCCAGCTGGCGCGGAGAAGAGCCTGGACGATTTCTTCGCGAAGCgggacaagaagaagaagaaggagaagggaAAGGGGGGCAAGGAGACGGCGGCCGCCGCCAGCAGCGCCCCGGTCTCGCTGAAGAAGAccaagaaagagaaggagaagtcCTCCAAGAACGACAACCAGGACCCGCTGACTGAGAAG GAGGATGAAGAATGGAAGGAGTTTGAGCAGAAGGAGGTAGACTACAGTGGCCTGAGGCTTCAGGCTCTGCAGATAAG TGATGAAAAAGAGGAGGAAGAATATGAGAAGGAGGAGGTTGGAGAAGATGGAGAGATCATCCTGGTCAGTGGAGATAAAATTTCTGGCCCTTGGAACAAGTCAGGAGCTCCTCCACCACCTGCTCCTGTTG AGGAAAAAGAGGTGCCTGAATCAAAGCCCGCTGGAGTTTATCGTCCGCCAGGAGCCCGGTTAGGGCCCACTAAGAGGGGTCCATCACAGGGGCCTCCAGAGATCTTCAGTGATGCCCAATTTCCCTCCCTCCTTGCCACTGCCAAACATGTAGAGACTCGCAA agACAGAGAAATTGAGAAAACTTTTGAGGTGGTCAAGCACAAGAGCCGTACCAGAGAGGGAGACGGCCCAACCTCTATGCAGCAGTTACAGTTGGACAACCAGTTTGCCGTTCTTGGGGATAAGTAA
- the cdv3 gene encoding protein CDV3 homolog isoform X1, translated as MADVAPAGAEKSLDDFFAKRDKKKKKEKGKGGKETAAAASSAPVSLKKTKKEKEKSSKNDNQDPLTEKEDEEWKEFEQKEVDYSGLRLQALQISDEKEEEEYEKEEVGEDGEIILVSGDKISGPWNKSGAPPPPAPVAEEKEVPESKPAGVYRPPGARLGPTKRGPSQGPPEIFSDAQFPSLLATAKHVETRKDREIEKTFEVVKHKSRTREGDGPTSMQQLQLDNQFAVLGDK; from the exons ATGGCGGATGTGGCTCCAGCTGGCGCGGAGAAGAGCCTGGACGATTTCTTCGCGAAGCgggacaagaagaagaagaaggagaagggaAAGGGGGGCAAGGAGACGGCGGCCGCCGCCAGCAGCGCCCCGGTCTCGCTGAAGAAGAccaagaaagagaaggagaagtcCTCCAAGAACGACAACCAGGACCCGCTGACTGAGAAG GAGGATGAAGAATGGAAGGAGTTTGAGCAGAAGGAGGTAGACTACAGTGGCCTGAGGCTTCAGGCTCTGCAGATAAG TGATGAAAAAGAGGAGGAAGAATATGAGAAGGAGGAGGTTGGAGAAGATGGAGAGATCATCCTGGTCAGTGGAGATAAAATTTCTGGCCCTTGGAACAAGTCAGGAGCTCCTCCACCACCTGCTCCTGTTG caGAGGAAAAAGAGGTGCCTGAATCAAAGCCCGCTGGAGTTTATCGTCCGCCAGGAGCCCGGTTAGGGCCCACTAAGAGGGGTCCATCACAGGGGCCTCCAGAGATCTTCAGTGATGCCCAATTTCCCTCCCTCCTTGCCACTGCCAAACATGTAGAGACTCGCAA agACAGAGAAATTGAGAAAACTTTTGAGGTGGTCAAGCACAAGAGCCGTACCAGAGAGGGAGACGGCCCAACCTCTATGCAGCAGTTACAGTTGGACAACCAGTTTGCCGTTCTTGGGGATAAGTAA